From a single Fulvivirga ulvae genomic region:
- a CDS encoding SpoIIE family protein phosphatase, producing the protein MFKNLTISTKITALVATVVILAVAAISLLSYKLTTDTIVARYERSLSVIAENRADKIGAYFNHVVANLKLLQETKTIKEGASPSFNAVPEPSFEEDTTSGGFGFEDEPADFGFGMEEESGGFDMGGTLETEPKASYDVNGFLNEVKQSYGYENVYITELNGVITYSTNQKLGKGSNLEDVDGHMLNQSGQGVYFSNVSKNKENGKHYMYAGAPVNHASDKSLLFIEIEMSEVYSIIQDTTGLLNTGEILLARIDTLAGRINFLHTSRNDTITSVGAMRDGDERGKAVQEATRGGSGYGVRTDHRGNEVVTAWRYIPNINWGLVAKVNTDEIFAESETQLYYFLVIGFIIVVLATLLSLIFSKYLINPLLYLKKNLELVGNGVLPEKIEKKSNDEIGMMAVSLDYLVHTLKGTAQFAQQIGEGNFDADYKPISEEDALGISLVNMRDNLIEAEKRDKQRNWIVTGVAEIGEILRAHDNLEQLGDETIKYIIDKIGAVQGAFYVINDDSETDDMVLTMMSSYAYNRKKHLEVSFRFAEGLVGQAAAEKDTVLRTEIPKDYVTITSGILGDQRPGCILIVPLITDEKVYGVLEFAGFGKFDQGKVKFVEELSLILARTVFNIKVNERTRKLLEESQAMSSELQEKQEILRQNAEEMQATQEELQKSNVKLEEQIEEVNRTQKRMQLLLENASEVITIYEEDETIRYISPSVEPILGYSQKEMMGTADVDKVHPDAVEAFQNMFKELKANPDDQVTIQYEYQTKEGNYIWLESTGTNFMSNPAIHGLIVNSTDITERRRAEQEQRMRSKMQALSENSPDLITRLENETISYINPVIEEYTGKRPVDYLNHKVGETDLNEKILESWLTIVEQVNASNAKVATEMDFPSEMGDRVMQVNAIPEFDETDHLESVLVVSHDITERKMIELEIQNKNKKIADSINYAKRIQNAILPNTAVINRVLPDSFILYKPKDVVSGDFPWYVQVGNDIYMAAVDCTGHGVPGALLSLIGYFLLNDIVRSRKISDPGIILDQLDEGVTTTLRQDQDDSKTKDGMDIALCKINTDSRKVEYAGAHRPLYVMKQGEMEEIKGNKFAIGGGIYKNQTNFTNYKMTLSKGDSIYFCSDGFPDQFGGPNNRKFGPKRLRELITKIHHKPMKEAFKEFDKEWEGWKADEKQTDDVLLIGIKF; encoded by the coding sequence ATGTTCAAAAATTTAACGATCAGTACTAAAATAACGGCACTTGTAGCCACAGTGGTCATTTTGGCTGTTGCGGCTATAAGCTTATTATCGTACAAGCTCACTACAGATACCATTGTAGCAAGATATGAAAGAAGCTTAAGTGTAATAGCCGAGAACCGTGCGGACAAAATCGGTGCTTACTTCAACCATGTTGTTGCCAATTTAAAACTTCTGCAAGAAACCAAGACCATTAAGGAAGGAGCCTCACCTTCTTTTAATGCTGTTCCTGAGCCTTCCTTTGAAGAAGATACTACTTCAGGAGGATTCGGTTTTGAAGATGAACCTGCGGATTTTGGCTTTGGTATGGAAGAAGAGTCAGGGGGCTTCGACATGGGCGGGACACTTGAAACAGAGCCTAAGGCAAGTTACGATGTCAACGGCTTTTTAAATGAAGTAAAGCAAAGTTATGGTTATGAGAACGTTTACATCACTGAACTCAATGGTGTAATAACCTACTCTACCAACCAAAAATTGGGCAAAGGCTCCAATCTGGAGGATGTTGACGGCCATATGCTGAACCAGTCGGGTCAGGGAGTATACTTTAGTAATGTTTCTAAAAACAAAGAAAACGGCAAACATTATATGTATGCCGGTGCACCCGTAAACCACGCTAGTGACAAGTCACTGCTATTTATAGAAATAGAAATGAGCGAGGTTTACTCAATAATACAGGATACCACAGGTCTTTTAAATACAGGTGAAATACTTCTTGCCCGAATAGATACACTCGCAGGCAGGATCAACTTTTTGCACACCTCACGAAATGACACCATTACCTCCGTAGGCGCTATGAGAGATGGTGACGAACGAGGTAAAGCAGTACAGGAAGCCACACGGGGAGGTTCCGGTTATGGAGTAAGGACAGACCACAGAGGTAATGAAGTCGTAACTGCATGGCGTTACATCCCTAACATTAACTGGGGGTTGGTAGCCAAAGTCAACACTGATGAAATATTTGCAGAATCAGAAACCCAACTTTATTATTTTCTTGTTATTGGCTTCATAATAGTCGTTTTAGCCACGCTGTTGTCTCTGATTTTTTCAAAATACCTCATAAACCCACTGCTTTATCTTAAAAAGAACCTGGAGCTGGTAGGTAATGGAGTGCTTCCTGAAAAAATAGAAAAGAAATCAAACGATGAAATTGGTATGATGGCGGTTAGCCTTGATTATCTGGTACATACCCTGAAAGGAACAGCTCAGTTTGCGCAGCAAATCGGAGAAGGTAACTTCGATGCAGACTATAAGCCCATCAGTGAGGAAGATGCTCTGGGTATTTCGCTGGTTAATATGCGTGACAATCTTATTGAGGCTGAAAAAAGAGATAAACAACGTAACTGGATCGTTACCGGAGTTGCTGAAATAGGAGAGATACTTCGTGCTCATGATAACCTGGAGCAGCTTGGCGATGAAACCATCAAATACATTATTGATAAAATTGGTGCAGTTCAAGGTGCATTCTATGTAATCAATGATGACAGTGAAACCGACGACATGGTGCTTACCATGATGTCAAGCTACGCTTACAATCGCAAGAAACACCTTGAGGTAAGTTTCAGATTTGCTGAAGGCCTTGTAGGTCAGGCAGCCGCCGAAAAAGATACTGTACTAAGGACTGAAATCCCGAAAGACTACGTAACCATTACTTCAGGTATTTTGGGCGATCAGAGGCCCGGATGTATACTGATTGTCCCATTGATCACCGACGAAAAGGTATATGGAGTTTTAGAGTTTGCCGGTTTTGGTAAGTTTGATCAGGGCAAGGTTAAATTTGTTGAAGAACTGAGTTTAATACTGGCAAGAACAGTATTTAACATCAAAGTTAACGAGCGCACCAGAAAGCTTCTTGAAGAATCCCAGGCAATGAGTTCTGAGCTACAGGAAAAACAGGAAATCCTCAGACAGAACGCGGAAGAAATGCAGGCAACCCAGGAAGAGCTGCAAAAATCAAACGTAAAACTGGAAGAACAGATCGAAGAAGTAAACCGTACACAAAAACGTATGCAGTTGCTGCTTGAGAATGCTTCTGAGGTAATCACCATCTACGAAGAAGACGAAACAATACGTTATATAAGTCCTTCAGTGGAACCGATATTAGGTTACTCACAAAAGGAAATGATGGGTACTGCGGATGTAGATAAAGTACATCCGGATGCGGTTGAAGCCTTCCAGAATATGTTTAAAGAACTGAAGGCCAACCCGGATGATCAGGTAACAATCCAATACGAATACCAGACCAAGGAAGGTAACTACATCTGGCTGGAATCAACCGGTACTAACTTCATGTCTAATCCGGCCATACATGGCCTGATTGTTAACTCAACGGACATTACAGAAAGAAGAAGAGCCGAACAGGAGCAAAGGATGAGAAGTAAAATGCAAGCGCTCTCCGAAAACTCTCCTGACCTTATCACACGACTGGAAAATGAAACCATCTCGTACATCAACCCGGTCATTGAAGAGTATACAGGCAAAAGACCTGTCGATTATCTTAACCATAAAGTAGGTGAAACTGACCTGAATGAAAAAATCCTTGAATCGTGGCTTACTATTGTAGAGCAGGTAAATGCTTCTAACGCAAAAGTGGCCACAGAAATGGATTTCCCATCAGAAATGGGAGACAGAGTGATGCAGGTTAATGCCATTCCCGAATTTGACGAAACTGACCATCTGGAGTCTGTACTGGTAGTATCTCATGACATTACCGAGCGGAAAATGATCGAACTGGAAATCCAGAATAAGAACAAAAAGATCGCTGACAGTATTAATTACGCTAAGCGTATTCAGAATGCCATATTACCCAATACTGCTGTAATAAACAGGGTGTTACCAGACTCATTCATTTTATACAAACCCAAAGATGTAGTAAGTGGCGACTTCCCATGGTATGTACAGGTAGGCAACGACATATATATGGCTGCCGTTGACTGTACCGGCCATGGAGTTCCGGGAGCTTTATTGTCATTGATCGGCTACTTCTTGTTGAATGATATTGTTCGTAGTAGAAAAATCTCAGATCCGGGGATTATTCTGGATCAGCTTGATGAGGGTGTTACCACTACTTTACGACAAGATCAGGATGACTCGAAGACTAAAGATGGTATGGACATAGCACTTTGTAAAATAAATACTGACTCCAGGAAAGTAGAATATGCAGGTGCCCACCGCCCGCTATATGTTATGAAGCAAGGTGAGATGGAGGAAATTAAAGGTAATAAATTTGCCATTGGCGGTGGTATCTATAAGAATCAGACTAATTTCACCAATTATAAAATGACACTCTCCAAAGGAGATTCGATTTATTTCTGCTCTGATGGGTTCCCCGACCAGTTTGGAGGCCCTAACAACAGGAAATTTGGCCCTAAGCGCTTGAGAGAATTAATAACAAAAATTCATCATAAGCCAATGAAAGAGGCCTTTAAAGAGTTTGATAAAGAGTGGGAAGGTTGGAAAGCAGATGAAAAACAAACAGATGATGTGCTATTAATCGGTATAAAATTTTAG
- a CDS encoding SiaB family protein kinase — MKYIFDLHQTMLEQNLILVYEGEFTQEITKSVLAMAERNMDSSGEESSIKRKVFNVMVECLQNIVKHADDVENNHSAVFMIGKQDNEYIIVSGNPIKRDKVDGLKSKLDQINSLDKEGLKTLYKDIIKNTEISDKGGAGLGFVDMARKSGRKLEYEFLDMEDGDSFFCLKSSIARV; from the coding sequence ATGAAGTATATTTTCGATTTACACCAAACCATGTTGGAGCAAAACCTCATCTTGGTTTATGAAGGTGAATTTACCCAGGAAATTACCAAATCAGTATTAGCCATGGCTGAAAGAAATATGGATTCATCAGGTGAAGAGTCCAGCATTAAACGTAAGGTATTCAACGTAATGGTCGAGTGCCTTCAAAATATAGTTAAGCATGCTGATGATGTTGAGAATAATCACTCTGCGGTGTTCATGATAGGTAAGCAGGACAACGAGTATATCATTGTTTCCGGTAATCCGATCAAAAGAGATAAAGTTGACGGGCTGAAAAGCAAGCTGGATCAGATCAATAGCCTTGATAAGGAAGGCCTGAAAACTTTATATAAGGATATTATTAAGAACACAGAGATCTCCGATAAAGGAGGAGCTGGTCTAGGTTTTGTAGATATGGCCAGAAAGTCCGGCAGAAAACTGGAATATGAGTTTCTTGACATGGAAGACGGAGATTCGTTTTTTTGCCTAAAATCCTCAATAGCTAGAGTTTAA
- a CDS encoding DUF1987 domain-containing protein — protein sequence MEILNLEGTEDTPKIILDKGNGIFEISGRSLPEDSAEFYQPVLDWIDEYSKAPNPSTDFMFKLEYFNTASSKLILDVLSALEDIDGVNILWYFHEDDEDMEEAGEEFSELVEIPFEFKTY from the coding sequence ATGGAAATACTTAATTTAGAAGGCACTGAAGATACCCCAAAAATTATATTGGATAAAGGAAACGGCATCTTTGAAATCTCAGGGAGATCCCTTCCGGAAGATTCTGCTGAATTTTATCAGCCGGTTCTCGACTGGATTGACGAGTACTCTAAAGCCCCCAATCCTAGTACAGATTTCATGTTTAAACTGGAATACTTTAACACTGCTTCTTCAAAGCTCATACTGGATGTACTATCTGCGCTTGAAGATATAGATGGTGTAAATATTCTTTGGTACTTTCATGAAGATGACGAGGATATGGAAGAAGCCGGAGAGGAATTTTCAGAACTGGTTGAAATTCCATTCGAATTCAAAACCTATTAA
- a CDS encoding ATP-binding cassette domain-containing protein, translated as MSEEILKALTQLFAIITKQDGGVTEKERQFVISFFKQELDQDSVKEYLELYDKFSGYNQDSKDEDSGEENTTKKRKLTSVRDSVKTLGLCKKINKTLTQKQKVVVLIKILELVGSDQNFTPQRMEIIDTISTVFNIVKDEYKLIESFVIQQDIKELNFNDLLLINSNESNDGDGEAKHLQSEIHGNLIFLRVKSVDMYFTKYLGKDEIVLNGFIMLKNRVYLFSHGSTIKTPQGAALYYSDLISLFNEEFNTTKLSFNAEIEEFRFPNGALGLRDVRIAEGPGKLIGIMGASGAGKTTLLNVLAGIETPTKGSIRINGFDIHEDEERIHGVIGYVSQDDLLIEELTVYENLYYNAKLCFATYSEEELNKRVLDVLESLGLDQRKDLKVGSVLDKTISGGQRKRLNIALELIREPAILFVDEPTSGLSSRDSENVIDLLKELSLKGKLIFVVIHQPSSDIYKMFDKMYMMDTGGYPVFYGNPVEAVTYFKKATNQVDSQRGQCETCGNVNPEQIFNIIEAKVVDEYGQLTNKRKINPQQWNDSFKENFSIEKVEDVTEEPPHSLDIPNKFKQTVIFTTRDLLSKISNKQYLLINLLEAPLLALILAFIIRYKSSPYGNEYLFRFNENIPAFMLMSIIVALFMGLTVSAEEIIRDRKILKRESFLNLSWNSYLMSKLFILFLLSAIQTFTFVLIGNLILEIREMTFAFWFVLFTTSCMANVLGLNISSAFNSAVTVYVLIPLLLIPQMILSGLLFSFDKLNNIISTKGKVPVVADFMASRWAYEALAVRQFKNNPYEDPYYELEKIEADADFKSSYIVEDLKKRLGYIADHFEDNNDSVKAIVTKDLSIIRQELTDEPFREGLENIDINKDLTIENFSKEKISQLEQYFSAFKTHYQDVYNKTVAKRDNMVYFFENNKDYDYNLNEYKNKYYNESLADLVMNINEKDRIIEYEGELIQQINPIYNDPENPAHFFDYRTHFFAPKKYLLGSYVDTYYFNMIVIWIMTLILYFTLYFELLKKGIEAFGKIKFGRKGEE; from the coding sequence ATGAGTGAGGAAATACTTAAAGCACTGACACAATTATTTGCTATTATTACAAAGCAAGATGGTGGCGTTACTGAGAAGGAAAGGCAGTTTGTTATCAGTTTCTTTAAGCAGGAATTAGATCAGGATTCGGTTAAGGAATACCTTGAGCTTTATGATAAATTTTCAGGTTATAACCAGGATTCCAAAGACGAAGATTCCGGAGAAGAAAACACCACCAAAAAGCGTAAGCTTACATCGGTAAGGGACTCTGTAAAAACTCTCGGCCTTTGCAAAAAGATCAACAAAACCCTTACTCAAAAACAAAAGGTTGTTGTACTGATCAAAATTCTTGAGTTGGTAGGTTCTGACCAGAACTTCACCCCTCAAAGGATGGAGATCATTGACACGATCAGTACCGTATTTAATATTGTTAAAGATGAATACAAGCTGATAGAAAGCTTTGTTATTCAGCAAGATATAAAAGAGCTTAACTTCAACGACCTGTTGCTCATCAATAGTAATGAAAGCAACGACGGGGACGGTGAAGCCAAGCACTTACAATCAGAAATACATGGCAACCTCATCTTCTTAAGAGTGAAGAGCGTTGACATGTATTTCACTAAGTATCTGGGCAAAGATGAGATCGTACTTAATGGTTTCATTATGCTAAAGAACAGGGTCTACCTGTTCTCTCATGGCAGTACAATTAAAACTCCGCAAGGAGCAGCACTGTACTATAGCGATCTTATTTCCCTTTTCAATGAAGAGTTTAATACCACCAAGCTGTCATTCAATGCTGAGATTGAGGAATTTCGTTTCCCCAATGGAGCACTCGGCCTGAGAGACGTCCGGATAGCTGAAGGCCCTGGCAAGCTTATAGGTATAATGGGGGCCAGTGGCGCAGGAAAAACAACCCTCCTCAATGTGCTGGCAGGCATAGAAACCCCTACAAAAGGCAGTATAAGAATTAATGGTTTTGATATTCATGAAGATGAAGAGCGCATACACGGAGTAATCGGGTATGTCTCTCAGGACGACCTGCTAATTGAAGAGCTAACGGTATATGAAAACCTTTATTACAATGCAAAACTGTGCTTTGCAACCTATTCCGAGGAAGAATTGAACAAGAGGGTACTCGATGTACTTGAAAGCCTTGGTCTGGATCAACGTAAAGACCTTAAAGTAGGTAGTGTTCTTGATAAAACCATAAGCGGTGGACAACGAAAGAGGCTAAATATAGCCTTGGAACTAATCCGGGAACCTGCAATACTCTTTGTAGACGAACCTACATCAGGCCTTTCCTCCCGGGACTCTGAAAATGTAATAGATCTTTTAAAAGAACTTTCCCTTAAGGGAAAGCTCATATTTGTAGTTATACATCAGCCTTCATCAGACATCTATAAAATGTTTGACAAAATGTATATGATGGATACCGGAGGATACCCTGTATTCTACGGCAATCCTGTAGAGGCTGTTACATATTTCAAAAAAGCAACCAATCAGGTTGACAGCCAGAGAGGGCAGTGTGAAACCTGCGGAAATGTAAACCCAGAGCAGATTTTCAATATTATTGAAGCCAAAGTAGTTGACGAATACGGGCAGCTTACCAATAAAAGGAAAATTAACCCTCAGCAGTGGAACGATAGCTTCAAAGAAAATTTTAGCATTGAAAAGGTCGAAGATGTAACCGAAGAGCCACCACATTCCCTGGATATCCCGAATAAATTTAAACAGACGGTGATATTCACAACGAGAGATCTGCTGAGTAAGATAAGTAATAAGCAATATCTGCTTATTAATCTGCTGGAAGCTCCCCTACTCGCACTTATTCTGGCGTTTATCATTAGATACAAGAGTTCACCTTATGGGAATGAATACCTTTTCAGGTTTAATGAAAACATACCTGCTTTTATGCTTATGAGCATAATTGTAGCTTTATTTATGGGCTTGACGGTGAGTGCGGAAGAAATAATCCGAGATAGAAAAATTCTTAAAAGAGAGTCGTTCCTCAACCTTAGCTGGAACAGCTACTTAATGTCCAAATTGTTTATTCTTTTCCTTCTTTCGGCTATTCAGACCTTCACCTTCGTGCTCATTGGCAACCTGATCCTCGAAATCAGGGAGATGACCTTCGCGTTCTGGTTCGTCTTATTTACTACATCGTGTATGGCCAATGTACTAGGACTTAACATTTCCAGTGCCTTCAATTCGGCGGTTACTGTATATGTGCTAATACCCCTTCTGCTAATACCACAGATGATCCTTAGCGGGCTATTATTCAGCTTTGATAAACTGAATAATATCATCAGCACAAAAGGTAAGGTACCTGTAGTAGCAGATTTCATGGCATCGCGTTGGGCTTATGAAGCTCTGGCTGTACGGCAGTTTAAAAACAACCCATATGAAGACCCATATTATGAACTGGAAAAAATAGAAGCAGACGCAGACTTCAAGTCATCTTATATTGTTGAAGATCTGAAAAAGAGACTCGGCTATATTGCTGATCATTTCGAAGATAATAATGACTCCGTGAAAGCAATAGTAACCAAAGACCTGTCTATCATAAGACAGGAGCTTACCGACGAACCTTTCAGGGAAGGTCTGGAAAATATCGATATTAACAAGGACTTAACAATTGAGAATTTTAGCAAAGAAAAAATTAGTCAGCTAGAACAGTATTTTAGTGCTTTCAAAACGCATTATCAGGATGTGTATAATAAAACAGTAGCCAAAAGAGATAATATGGTTTACTTCTTTGAGAACAATAAAGACTACGATTACAACCTGAATGAGTATAAAAATAAGTATTATAATGAAAGCCTGGCAGACCTTGTGATGAATATCAATGAAAAGGACAGAATAATAGAATATGAAGGTGAATTGATCCAGCAGATCAACCCCATATATAACGACCCCGAAAATCCTGCCCACTTCTTTGATTACAGAACACATTTCTTTGCTCCAAAGAAGTACTTATTAGGAAGTTATGTCGATACATATTATTTTAATATGATAGTAATTTGGATAATGACATTAATTCTCTATTTTACGCTTTACTTTGAATTGCTGAAGAAAGGCATTGAAGCTTTTGGCAAAATTAAATTTGGACGTAAAGGAGAAGAATAA